A single window of Tenericutes bacterium MZ-XQ DNA harbors:
- a CDS encoding pyruvate formate-lyase 1-activating enzyme, whose amino-acid sequence MNLYKNLFTGNIHSIETFGTFDGPGVRYVLFLQGCPFQCQYCHNRDTWSTEENKRMTVDEVLHDFERYSHFYKNGGITVSGGEALLQIGFITELFKKAKERNIHTCLDTSAGCYSDKQIEAYKNLLAHTDLVLLDIKHIDEDEHIKLTKSSNQNVLKFAKLLSDLKVETVIRHVLLPTINDQEIYLKRLRDFLDQLSNIKKIEVLAYHKKGIAKWKAMGLKYELEHIEEPTDQMVKKAQMILTNNYHFAK is encoded by the coding sequence ATGAATCTGTATAAAAATTTATTTACAGGAAATATTCACTCTATTGAAACATTTGGGACATTTGACGGTCCTGGTGTTAGATACGTACTTTTTCTACAAGGATGCCCATTTCAATGTCAATATTGTCATAATAGAGATACATGGAGCACAGAAGAAAATAAACGTATGACAGTTGATGAAGTTTTACATGATTTCGAGAGATACAGCCATTTTTATAAAAATGGAGGTATTACTGTAAGTGGTGGAGAAGCTTTATTACAAATCGGATTTATTACTGAATTATTTAAAAAAGCTAAAGAGAGAAACATTCATACATGTTTAGATACATCAGCAGGGTGTTATAGTGATAAGCAAATAGAAGCGTATAAAAATTTATTAGCTCATACAGATTTGGTCCTCTTAGATATCAAGCACATTGATGAAGATGAGCACATAAAACTTACAAAAAGCAGTAATCAAAATGTATTAAAATTTGCAAAGTTACTAAGTGATTTAAAAGTAGAAACGGTTATCAGACATGTGTTATTACCGACAATAAACGATCAAGAGATTTACTTAAAAAGATTGAGAGACTTCTTAGATCAACTTAGCAATATAAAAAAAATAGAAGTATTAGCGTATCATAAAAAAGGTATTGCAAAATGGAAAGCTATGGGTTTGAAATACGAACTTGAACACATCGAAGAACCGACTGATCAAATGGTAAAAAAAGCACAAATGATTTTGACAAACAACTATCATTTCGCAAAATAA
- a CDS encoding formate--tetrahydrofolate ligase: MQKITELCAKIGVQSEECIPFGFYKAKIDLKIMNRLKQKEDGKLVLVTAINPTPAGEGKTTISIGLAQGLKEIGKRPFLALREPSLGPVFGLKGGATGGGKSSVVPIDDINLHFTGDLHAITAANNLLSALIDNHMHHGNELRIKTVTWKRAMDMNDRSLRTIDTPIRKDGFVITAASEVMAILALATDLNDLKRRINEILIGYNEDQEPIFVKDLGGADAMTLLLKEAMNPNLVQTIDGVPTFIHAGPFANIAHGCNSVVATKMALKLGDYAVTEAGFGADLGMQKFLDLKVPHISKSPDAVVVVATIRALKSHGNAKNFNEKDVEALQKGLPLLAKHLENVKAYGMNYVIALNHFYNDTDEEIEVVMNWAKENNHEVALCKGFAEGGLGMVDLAEKIVKITQKSSVLKHAYEENDLPKVKIEKIAKNIYGAKNVDFSDKALRQLETYEKLGWNLPVCMAKTPLSISGDSKKVGLVKDFTLEIKEIRPSMGAGFLVALTKGIMVMPGLNKTPRALDMELDEEGNLID, encoded by the coding sequence ATGCAAAAGATTACTGAGTTATGTGCAAAGATAGGTGTACAATCTGAAGAGTGTATACCTTTTGGTTTTTATAAAGCCAAAATTGACTTAAAAATAATGAATAGACTAAAACAAAAAGAAGATGGCAAACTTGTTTTAGTTACAGCAATCAATCCGACACCAGCAGGAGAAGGAAAAACAACAATTTCTATTGGGTTAGCACAAGGATTAAAAGAGATTGGTAAACGTCCGTTTTTAGCACTTAGGGAACCAAGTTTGGGACCGGTATTCGGACTTAAAGGTGGGGCGACAGGTGGAGGAAAATCAAGTGTTGTACCTATCGATGATATTAATTTGCATTTTACGGGAGATTTGCATGCGATTACTGCTGCAAATAATCTTTTAAGTGCATTGATTGATAACCATATGCATCACGGGAACGAGTTAAGAATTAAGACTGTAACTTGGAAACGTGCGATGGACATGAATGATCGTAGTTTAAGAACAATTGATACACCAATTAGAAAAGATGGATTCGTGATTACAGCAGCTAGTGAAGTGATGGCGATTTTGGCACTTGCTACAGATTTGAATGACTTAAAAAGACGAATAAATGAAATCTTGATTGGGTATAACGAAGACCAGGAACCAATTTTTGTAAAAGATTTGGGTGGAGCAGATGCTATGACGCTTTTATTAAAAGAAGCGATGAATCCAAATTTAGTTCAAACAATTGATGGTGTTCCAACATTTATACATGCTGGCCCTTTTGCCAACATTGCACATGGATGTAACAGTGTGGTTGCAACAAAAATGGCTTTAAAACTAGGTGATTACGCAGTTACAGAAGCTGGTTTTGGTGCTGATTTAGGCATGCAAAAATTCTTAGATTTAAAAGTACCACATATCTCAAAATCACCTGATGCGGTTGTTGTGGTAGCAACCATAAGAGCATTAAAATCTCATGGCAATGCTAAAAATTTTAATGAAAAAGACGTTGAAGCTCTACAAAAAGGATTACCTTTATTGGCTAAGCATCTAGAAAATGTAAAAGCATATGGTATGAATTATGTGATTGCTCTAAATCATTTCTATAACGACACAGATGAAGAGATAGAAGTTGTAATGAACTGGGCTAAAGAAAACAATCACGAAGTTGCATTATGTAAAGGGTTTGCAGAAGGTGGATTAGGTATGGTTGATTTGGCAGAAAAAATCGTTAAAATCACACAAAAATCATCAGTTTTAAAACATGCTTATGAAGAAAATGATTTACCTAAAGTTAAGATTGAAAAAATTGCTAAAAACATCTATGGTGCTAAAAATGTAGATTTTTCAGATAAAGCGTTAAGACAACTTGAAACTTATGAAAAATTGGGATGGAATTTACCTGTATGTATGGCAAAAACTCCACTATCTATTTCAGGAGATTCAAAAAAAGTCGGACTTGTTAAAGATTTCACGCTAGAAATCAAAGAAATTAGACCATCTATGGGTGCTGGGTTCTTAGTTGCTTTAACCAAAGGTATTATGGTAATGCCAGGATTAAATAAAACACCACGTGCACTTGATATGGAATTAGATGAAGAGGGAAACCTCATTGATTAG
- a CDS encoding bifunctional methylenetetrahydrofolate dehydrogenase/methenyltetrahydrofolate cyclohydrolase: MILLDGKKISKERNLKLKEDIEKAIDTYKRPPKLAIILVGNNPASLSYVKGKNKACKLVGIENEMYHLDEMVSEKELKTLIEQLNHDKNVDGILLQLPIPKHLDEDMFIDLISREKDADGFHVVNQGYLYQKKKTIYPATPKGIMTLLDTYAIDPKGMHAVIIGRSNIVGFPVARLLMDRGATITVCHSKTKDLGYHTRQADLIVAAVGKPKIVKKDMVKKDAIIIDVGVNRVEGKLVGDVDFEALKDLVSFMTPVPGGVGPMTIHSLLENTFELYLDHVKED, from the coding sequence TTGATTTTATTAGACGGAAAAAAAATAAGTAAAGAAAGAAACTTGAAATTAAAAGAAGATATCGAAAAAGCAATTGACACTTATAAGAGACCGCCTAAGCTAGCGATTATTTTAGTAGGTAACAATCCTGCAAGTCTTTCCTATGTAAAAGGTAAAAATAAGGCTTGTAAATTGGTTGGAATTGAAAATGAAATGTATCATCTTGATGAAATGGTATCAGAAAAAGAATTAAAGACATTGATAGAACAGCTTAATCATGACAAAAATGTTGATGGTATTTTACTTCAATTACCGATTCCGAAACATTTGGATGAGGATATGTTTATCGATTTGATCTCAAGAGAAAAAGATGCTGATGGTTTTCATGTCGTTAATCAAGGATATTTATATCAAAAAAAGAAGACCATTTATCCTGCTACACCTAAGGGTATAATGACCCTTTTAGACACGTATGCTATTGATCCAAAAGGTATGCATGCGGTTATTATTGGTAGGTCTAATATTGTGGGATTTCCAGTCGCTAGGCTATTGATGGATCGTGGAGCAACGATCACAGTCTGTCATTCTAAAACTAAGGATTTAGGGTATCATACTAGACAAGCTGATCTGATTGTTGCTGCCGTAGGCAAGCCGAAAATTGTGAAAAAAGATATGGTCAAAAAAGACGCAATCATCATCGATGTTGGTGTCAATCGAGTAGAGGGTAAACTTGTTGGAGATGTAGATTTTGAAGCGTTAAAAGATCTTGTATCTTTCATGACTCCAGTACCCGGAGGTGTTGGACCAATGACGATACATAGTTTGCTAGAAAACACTTTTGAACTCTATCTAGACCACGTTAAGGAAGATTGA
- a CDS encoding inorganic pyrophosphatase encodes MNIWHDISKSRITPDKFIACIEISKGSKKKYELDKETGMIILDRILFTSTHYPANYGFIPRTYAGDNDPLDVLVLCQEDIEPLSIVECYPIGVMKMIDSDEIDEKIIAIPFGDPSLTQYKDISELPAHLLTEMGHFFEVYKSLEGKKTYILDIEGKEAAKKIIVESIKTYDKKFGK; translated from the coding sequence ATGAATATTTGGCATGACATAAGCAAGTCACGAATTACACCTGATAAGTTTATTGCGTGTATTGAAATTTCTAAAGGATCAAAGAAAAAATACGAACTTGATAAGGAAACAGGCATGATTATTTTAGATCGTATATTGTTCACATCAACGCATTATCCTGCAAACTATGGATTTATTCCTAGAACATATGCTGGAGATAATGACCCACTTGATGTTTTAGTTCTTTGTCAAGAAGATATTGAACCTTTATCAATTGTTGAATGTTACCCTATTGGAGTAATGAAGATGATTGATTCAGATGAAATCGATGAGAAGATCATTGCCATTCCATTTGGAGATCCATCATTAACACAATACAAAGATATCAGCGAGTTACCTGCACATTTACTCACAGAAATGGGACACTTCTTTGAGGTGTATAAATCACTTGAAGGTAAAAAAACATATATTCTAGATATCGAAGGTAAAGAAGCAGCAAAAAAAATTATCGTTGAAAGCATAAAGACATACGACAAAAAATTTGGAAAGTAA
- a CDS encoding transcriptional regulator yields the protein MGRAFEVRKVAMGKTAAQKSKLYAKYGKEIYMAAKNGVPDPELNQSLKRVIEKAKKDQVSADVIKRAIDKAKGGSEDSYAEARYEGFGPGNSMFIVECLTDNVNRTIAEVRNCFTKTGGKLGVSGSVLHQFNHQAVFTVPGLSEDEVLEILVLNDVDVTDIETDEEGVTILGEAKDFNQIRTAFQEHNPDIDFITEEIMWLPLMETELSNEDEEQQFNRLMDMLNELDDVQDVYYNVKQGK from the coding sequence ATGGGAAGAGCGTTTGAAGTTCGTAAGGTTGCTATGGGTAAGACCGCAGCACAAAAATCAAAATTATATGCTAAATATGGCAAAGAAATTTATATGGCAGCAAAGAATGGGGTTCCTGATCCTGAACTCAATCAATCTTTAAAACGTGTGATCGAAAAAGCGAAAAAAGATCAAGTCAGTGCGGACGTTATCAAAAGAGCTATTGATAAAGCAAAAGGTGGTTCTGAAGATAGTTATGCCGAAGCAAGATATGAAGGGTTTGGACCTGGAAATTCAATGTTTATCGTTGAATGTTTAACAGACAATGTGAATCGCACCATCGCAGAGGTAAGAAACTGTTTTACTAAAACAGGTGGCAAGTTAGGTGTTTCTGGTTCTGTATTACATCAGTTTAATCATCAAGCTGTATTTACAGTACCTGGATTATCTGAAGATGAAGTCTTAGAAATACTCGTTTTAAATGATGTCGATGTTACAGATATCGAAACAGATGAAGAAGGTGTTACAATTTTAGGTGAAGCTAAAGACTTTAATCAAATTAGAACAGCTTTTCAAGAGCATAATCCTGATATAGACTTTATCACAGAAGAAATTATGTGGCTTCCTTTAATGGAAACAGAGCTTTCAAATGAAGATGAAGAACAACAGTTTAACAGACTGATGGATATGCTAAATGAACTCGATGATGTACAAGATGTTTATTATAATGTTAAACAAGGTAAGTAA
- the glyA gene encoding serine hydroxymethyltransferase (catalyzes the reaction of glycine with 5,10-methylenetetrahydrofolate to form L-serine and tetrahydrofolate) produces the protein MNLNTIDPLIYQVIEKEKNRQEKNIELIASENFVSDAVLEAQGSILTNKYAEGYPKKRYYGGCEFVDEIEIETKRRLKRLFDAKFVNVQPHSGSQANMAVYQALLEPGDVILGMSLSEGGHLTHGFHLNFSGKLYKSHFYGVDKDSEMIDYDKVRRIALEVKPKLIIAGASSYSRIIDFSKFRDIADEVGAYLHVDMAHIAGLVAAGIHPSPMPYAHVVTSTTHKTLRGPRGGIILTNDEDVAKKIDKSVFPGMQGGPLMHVIAAKGVAFLEALDESFTEYQKQVVKNAKALSKALTDLGCRVVSGGTDNHLLLVDVKSHYGVTGLKAETVLHEIGITCNKNGLPFDTEKPHYASGIRLGTPAVTTRGFKEEDMNIIAKIIDNVLSNYDDEKILSEAHEDVLKLTKKYPLYTKGE, from the coding sequence ATGAACCTCAATACCATTGATCCTTTAATCTATCAAGTGATAGAAAAGGAGAAAAATAGACAAGAAAAAAATATTGAGTTAATCGCATCTGAAAACTTTGTTTCTGATGCAGTATTAGAAGCGCAAGGGTCGATTTTGACAAATAAATATGCTGAAGGATATCCAAAAAAGAGATATTATGGTGGTTGTGAATTTGTTGATGAAATCGAAATTGAAACAAAAAGAAGATTAAAAAGATTATTTGATGCTAAATTTGTTAATGTGCAACCGCATTCTGGATCACAAGCAAATATGGCAGTTTACCAAGCACTGTTGGAACCAGGCGATGTCATTTTAGGTATGTCTTTATCTGAAGGCGGGCATTTGACTCATGGATTCCATTTAAATTTTTCTGGGAAGCTTTATAAGAGTCATTTCTACGGTGTTGATAAAGATAGTGAAATGATAGATTATGATAAAGTTAGACGTATTGCTTTAGAAGTTAAACCTAAACTGATTATAGCAGGAGCTAGCTCATATTCTAGAATCATTGATTTTAGCAAGTTTAGAGATATCGCTGATGAAGTAGGTGCCTACCTACATGTTGATATGGCACATATCGCTGGATTGGTCGCAGCAGGTATCCATCCATCACCAATGCCTTATGCACATGTTGTTACTTCAACAACACATAAAACATTAAGAGGACCACGTGGTGGTATTATTCTTACAAATGATGAGGATGTCGCTAAAAAAATCGATAAATCAGTGTTTCCGGGCATGCAGGGTGGACCACTGATGCATGTGATTGCAGCTAAAGGTGTTGCATTTTTAGAAGCACTTGATGAAAGTTTTACAGAATATCAAAAACAAGTTGTTAAAAATGCTAAAGCATTATCTAAAGCATTGACTGATTTGGGATGTCGTGTTGTCAGTGGTGGAACTGATAATCACCTACTCCTTGTAGATGTAAAATCTCATTATGGAGTTACAGGGTTAAAAGCTGAAACAGTTCTTCATGAAATTGGAATCACATGTAACAAGAATGGATTACCATTTGATACAGAAAAACCACATTATGCAAGTGGAATTAGGCTTGGTACACCAGCTGTAACGACAAGAGGATTTAAAGAAGAAGATATGAACATTATCGCGAAAATCATTGACAATGTTTTGAGCAATTATGATGATGAAAAAATATTAAGTGAAGCACATGAAGATGTATTGAAACTTACAAAAAAATATCCATTATATACGAAGGGAGAATAA